From a single Ammospiza nelsoni isolate bAmmNel1 chromosome 11, bAmmNel1.pri, whole genome shotgun sequence genomic region:
- the OGG1 gene encoding N-glycosylase/DNA lyase, with product MKLRDAPSACPSLWRWLPCPPAELRLDLVLSSGQSFRWWESSPGAWTGVLGGRVWTLRQDGDRLWYTVYGEEDEHEEEERDGCPAKAEKLNAAETERILRDYFQLDVGLSALYHAWGAADPLFRKVAKDFPGVRVLRQDPVECLFSFICTSNNHISRITAMIDRLCQAFGRRLCCLDSRPFHAFPSLSELTGADAEARLRALGFGYRAKFVSGSARAIAEGLGPEGLCQLRSAPYAEARRVLCALPGVGAKVADCVCLLSLDKAEAVPVDTHVWQIARQRYGVALGGKSLTPRAYQEIGDFFRELWGARAGWAQAVLFCADLRKGQKPAGSQHQA from the exons ATGAAGCTGCGGGACGCCCCCTCCGCCTGCCCGTCCCTGTGGCGCTGGTTGCCGTGCCCGCCGGCCGAGCTGCGCCTGGACCTGGTGCTCTCCTCGGGACAGAGCTTCCG GTGGTGGGAGAGCAGCCCGGGGGCGTGGACGGGTGTGCTAGGGGGCCGCGTCTGGACACTACGGCAGGACGGGGACCGGCTCTGGTACACGGTGTACGGCGAGGAGGATGAACacgaggaggaggagcgggATGGGTGTCCCGCCAAAGCAGAGAAGCTGAACGCCGCAGAGACGGAGCGGATCCTGCGTGACTACTTCCAGCTGGACGTGGGGCTGTCGGCCCTGTACCACGCCTGGGGGGCGGCCGACCCCCTGTTCCGCAAGGTGGCCAAAGACTTCCCAG GGGTGCGGGTGCTGCGGCAGGACCCCGTCGAGTGCCTCTTCTCCTTCATCTGCACCTCCAACAACCACATTTCCCGCATCACTGCCATGATCGACCGCCTCTGCCAGGCCTTCGGCCGCCGCCTCTGCTGCCTCGATTCCCGGCCCTTCCATGCCTTCCCGTCCCTCTCGGAGCTCACAG GTGCTGATGCCGAGGCTCGTCTGCGGGCGCTGGGCTTTGGCTACCGGGCCAAGTTTGTCAGCGGCAGTGCGCGGGCCATCGCTGAGGGGCTCGGCCCcgaggggctgtgccagctccgcTCCGCGCCCTATGCCGAGGCCAGGAGGGTGCTGTGTGCCCTGCCTGGTGTAGGTGCCAAG gtgGCCGACTGTGTgtgcctgctgtccctggacAAGGCGGAGGCGGTGCCTGTGGACACGCACGTCTGGCAAATCGCACGGCAGCGCTATGGCGTGGCGCTGGGCGGCAAGAGCCTCACCCCCCGGGCCTACCAGGAGATCG GCGACTTCTTCCGGGAGCTGTGGGGCGCTCgtgctggctgggcacaggca GTCCTGTTCTGTGCTGACCTCCGCAAGGGCCAGAagccagctggcagccagcatcAGGCCTGA